In a genomic window of Bacteroidota bacterium:
- the rplT gene encoding 50S ribosomal protein L20 yields the protein MPRSVNSVASKARRKKILNQTKGYWGARKNVYTVAKNTLEKGLTYAYRDRKTKKRNFRGLWIQRINAGIRPHGMSYSEFMGKIHAKNVQLNRKVLADLAMNHPAAFKAVVDAVK from the coding sequence ATGCCAAGATCAGTCAACTCGGTAGCGAGTAAAGCTAGAAGAAAAAAAATCCTCAATCAAACCAAAGGTTATTGGGGTGCCCGTAAAAACGTGTATACGGTTGCAAAAAATACGTTAGAAAAAGGATTAACTTACGCTTACCGCGATAGAAAAACCAAAAAAAGGAATTTCCGTGGTTTGTGGATTCAACGTATCAATGCTGGTATTCGCCCCCATGGAATGTCGTATTCCGAATTTATGGGTAAAATACATGCTAAGAATGTGCAGTTAAACCGTAAGGTACTTGCCGACTTAGCAATGAATCATCCGGCTGCTTTTAAAGCAGTGGTTGATGCGGTAAAGTAA